The Capsicum annuum cultivar UCD-10X-F1 chromosome 1, UCD10Xv1.1, whole genome shotgun sequence sequence TACGTTATAACCTCCAAGAGTCATTATAAAATAAGAACTTTCTCGCGTAAATATTTTGGCAGCATTAGTTGCCTCGTTTGCTTCTGCAGCTCTTAGAAGCTTTAGGCATACACGCGTGAAGCTTCAATTTGGATCGGATCGAATTGGGATGGAATGGGTCGGGTAATGAATTTTTAATTAGGATGGATTAATTATTtgggaataaaataaataaaaatggataaattgcAAGGATCGTGACACATGGCATGCCTTTAATGAGAAGGTATATATGTACCAAATTATTAACTgtaggggtatatttgtacctaaagtacggaagatatatatgtaccatttatcaaaatttgagagtatatttgtacctttttcgtaaataaaaatggataaattgcTAGGATCGCGACACATGATACGCCGTTAATGTGAAGAATATATATGTACCAAATCATTAGCCGCCGGGTATATTTGTAACGGAGGAATATatataccatttatcaaagttgcAGGTATATTTATTCCTTTTCCGGTCTGCAAAAGCCCAGAAAGCCCAGAAAGCTAAAACCCTCTGAAAACCTCTGTGGAAGCTAAAGTGTGAACAACAATGGCGGCAAAAAAGGAGGATTCCAAAAAGCGTAAGCATGCTCCACCAGCCGCTGCAAAATCAGCTCCCAAGAAACTCAAATCATCAACCGGAGGCAAGCTTCTGAATAAACCCCATAATAAATTGTCGGGAGACAAAAAGCAACAACCTAAGCCTCATGACCCAGTTGATACCAAGCGACAGCGTCGAATACAAGCAAAGGTATGCCATTATTTCTGTTAAGATTTTGGTGAAGGGGCAATTCCAACGGTGAAAAGATTGAAATTTCAGTCCCATAATCGTTTTTCTGCTTATTTTTTCTAAACTTTTGGTAATGTCACCAATTGTGTTgctgaaaaattaataatttttagttGCTAAATCTTCTTATGCTTAGTATGGTATTGTGGAGTTTTTTTGGTGCAGGAGCTAGCTGAAgcaaggaagaagaagaggaagaagcaTTACACATTGGAGCAAGTACTGCATTTTCTTAAGCTCAAGTTACTTTTTTAAAGCTGTTTTGTCTTTTCAATCTGTATCTTGAATTTGTTCACAGTTGTTTCATatgaaatctttattttgtcaAGGTAAGCAATTTCTCCACAGATTTAAACTAAGCCAAGAGAAAATGGTATCTGTAAACAGCCCTTTTTAATCTATAATGATTTTGATAATAGTAATAAATGATGCCTTTATCTTATATTTAAAACTATAATGATAACAAGGggtgaaatttttttcattttttgttgtcTTTCTAGATATCTTTCATTTTGTCTTGTGGGATTAcacggggtatgttgttgttgttgatgttttattCCATCTTATTATCCCAGTGAAATTTATATTAACCTATCTATCACAAATGTAAGGATAGCTCAAAGTCACAAAAAGACTAAAGGGGTTTGGTGGGAAATTGTATTTGATATGAGGGCTTGGTTCCATGCAATTTGTCTTTAACATTTTAATTGAAATATTTCTTGATAGTACATTTAATAGTTTTGCACTTCTCATTGGATTTGGGCCTGTAAGACCTCAGCTCCATAAGTCAGCTTAGTATTGAATGTTTGTGAAATGTTTATTGTTTATCACCATGGTGCCTCAACCTTAACATGGCTTCATGAAAACTCTAGTAGTTGATTGTTTCTTTTGGCAGCtgtttgtattatatatatatatatatgctcggTTACTCATTCAGCCGTTGGTCTTATAATAGGAGCTCGCATCACTGTGGGAGAAGATGAGAACGCGAAATATTGCCAAAGAAGAAAGATCAAGGTGTGCTGTTAGACAACTTCAAATATTTGAGTTGATCCTAAATCTTGCCgaaaaattgtaatttatttGTTACTTAGTCTTTAtgatgtctttttttctttttgtccatTGATGCAGATTGGTGAGTGATgctttgaagaaaatgaaaggGAAAATCCCTGAAATAGCAAGCTCCCATGTTTCTTCTCGTGTTCTTCAGGTTCTACCCCCCCCACTTCTAGTTGATGGCAAGGATTTATAATATTCCTAATGGTTTTGCTAACTATTTTTTGTTAATGTTAGACTTGTGTGAAACATTGTACACAAGATGAAAGGATTGCTGTGTTTGTGGAGATTCGACCTCATTTTATCACTCTTGCCAGCAATACCTATGCAGTTCATCTGGTGACAAAGATGCTTGATAATGGTAGTCTTGTACTCCCTCCGTTCTCTTTTACTTGCCCACAATGGACTTGCACTAcctttaataaataataaatgaagtGTATATTtttaccataatacccatattgaTTGTGTATAGTCTAGAGTCTTGGGAAATAGTTTGAGGAATAAGTAATTTATgttaagggtaaaacatgaaaaaagagTTTTTCTTGATATGCTaaagtggacaagtaaaagtgaaggGAGTGAATACTAAATTATTTTTCTACGTAATTTCATCAACTAAAAGAAACTTATTTGcccttttttaactttttctttgcTTTGCAGCATCCAAAAAGCAGCAGGCAGAATTTATTTCCTCTCTTCATGGGCATGTTGCTGCTCTTCTTAGGCATATGGTTGGTTCACTTGGTAAGATAAATTGTCCTATTGCTCTGAACTTGGATTTGATTAATTTTTGCCTCAGATTTCGTTTCTATTTTGCTCTATCCTGTATTTCtgttaaaaaaatcaattaatcaaCTGTCGCCAGCCGTAATTTTGGGAGAAAGAATTTTTCCCCAGTAAAATTCCTAAAGAAAACACTGGTTTTACTTCTGCAGTTGTGGAACATGCATATCAGTTGGGAAATGCAGCTCAAAAACAAACTCTTCTGATGGAGCTGTATTCCCCAGAGCTTCAGTTGTTCAAAGATTTGATCTCAGTGAAGGAAGCAAAGTAAGTTCCAGCTGTTAACGAAAGCATGCTGCATGCGTACTTTATGTGATTTGGAAGTTTCTAGGTTGCGATGTTAGCTTGGGACATGTtcatatttcttcaacatggatatctTTATGACATTTTTTGTTTACTCCGCATTTCATTTTCTCTTAAGTATCCTTTTATTATTGGTCCTTCATCTGATGTTGTTCATTAAGTTGCAAATCACCTTACGCTGCGTATTGATAGCAAACTTGGGTGTAAAAACAGAAGCATGTTGCACCTAAATTTTATCAGATCATGTTGGTTCTTCTTTGATGAATATACTTTACATTGTACCTCATATTTGTACTTTAAGAATGCAATTGTTTCCTAATTTATCTGTTGTTCACATATTATGATACATCCAGGCTAGTTGATGTTATATCCAACCTACGGCTTCAAAAGGGTTCAGTCATACGACACATGACTTCTGTACTTCAACCTATTTTGGAGAAAGGAATACTAGACCACTCAATTATACATAAGGCAATTGTGGAGTACTTCACTATTGCTGATCGGGTACCTCAAAAACCTTAGTGAGATATTAATGAGTCGGCTTATGTGGATCATCCCTTTCTAAATTTAAGTCTGTTCTAAGTCTTCTGCTGCAGACATAATCCAGCAGTTGTCAAGTCCAGACCTTGTTCGGATGATTCACACAAAGGATGGATCCAAGATTGGGATATTCTGCATCAAACATGGGAGCGCAAAGGTTTTGGAGACTCTTTATATGTCTTAAAGTTTTCCTAGTGGATTTTCTCTAAGTGAATGGATTTCAAATGCGATTTGAAACCTTCCTGTTTTAGGAGCGGAAGAAAATCATCAAAGGGATGAAAGACAAGGTTGGAAAGATAGTTCGTGATAAATGTGGGACTTTGGTAAGCATGAATTTCTTGCATTTGCTAAATGCGTTGGTCTATTTCCGTCCATTGTGGCTTCTTTCAGATACTGTCGGGCTTTATCCATGCACCATCTCTCATTTATGTAGTGCCTTTATGCTCCGATTAGTTTCATAGTTTCCATTCTCAATAACTTTCAGGTGCTCGTCTCCATCCTTTCAATTGTTGATGACACTAAACTTCTATCAAAGGTTTGTTCCAGCTGTTTTTCCTAACGACTCTAGGCTGCAATCTGTTATTGAAGAGTTCCACTCTTAAAGCTGGTCACATTGAACACTTTGCAGGTCATCATTCGTGAACTTGAAGGAATTCTGAAAGAGCTTCTTTCAGATCAGGTTTGTCCTTCATTCGGTGTATGAGAACTTCTGCCTCCCGTCCCCCCTCTTTTGCACATGTGTCCtgtgaatattttattgtggTTGGTGGTTCTGTCTGTCACAGAATGGTAGGCGCCCATTGTTGCAGTTACTGCATCCAAATAGCTCGCGCCATTTCAGCCCTGATGAGCTAGCAGCCCTTGGTTCATCTGTTCCTTCACTTGTCACCAAGGTACTTTTCAAGCTTTTCGTGAAATTACGCCTCCATCCTATAAACAAATGTTTTTCATGAAATTCTTAAAGGGCCTTTAAGCAGTGCAGCTGAATTTAATGATTGTTTTTTCTTACAATTTGATAGATCCCCTCAGACGTAAATGTTGCTTTGGGTGAAGAAACAGAAGCTTCAGGGCTTGGTGAAGCTGGTGAAGAAGATAGCTGTCACACAGGTGCTGATGCCACCCAGAGTTCACATTTGAATGGAGGAAAGAAGGATCCTCTTACAAGGCGGCGAGAATTATTGGTCAATAGCGGGCTAGCTGAGGtcaatattttctattttcttattcatgtatctatgtaaccattttttttattctcaGTAATCAAACGTATCGTCTTGGCCGTTTCAATTTCTGTGATCTTTTCCTTCAGCCACTCTCCTTCAGTTTATATGAATCCTGTATTGCCTTCCTTTATGCACTCATCTTTATCCCCTTTACCAAGCAATCCTGATCAATAATGCAGAAACTCATCGATGCATGTTGTGAGATGGCGGTGGAATTGCTTAGATCAAACTTCGGTAAAGAGGTCATATATGAGGTATTTATTACCTGCTTAGTTTAGTAAAATTCATGTATTTTCGATGTAGCATTAGGTACCACTATGTCCTGAATAAATGTTGGATATCTTTGCTGAACTAGGcttccttctattttatttttagacttcatagAAAACAACCCTTTGGGTTGAGTCATTACATGTTGCCCCCACTTTATCTCAAACAGTAGTTAATCGGGAATATAAATGCTTTTAGTGGTTGAAACATGCTAAATCTGTTGTTTGGCTATTGTGAAGATGTTCCACATATTTTGGTTTGATACAGGTTGCTATGGGAGGTGCTGACAGCATCCTTCGTCCAACTTTAGATGGAAAGCTGGAAACTTTACATGGTGTTATAGCATCTTTGGCAGCACAAAATAAAACGGAGGGATCAGATGAACAACATCTCTTTGAACACTTTCATTCTAGCAGGACCATCAGAAAACTGATCTTGGACTCCCCTTCTTTTGCCTGCACTTTGTATGAAAAGGCTCTGAAAGGAAAATGTTCAATTTGGGCTCATGGCCATAGGTTGGTTGGTTGAACTCATTTCCTCCTTCCAAGCAAATTAGCAGAGAAATCTCTTTCTGACTTATTTTACAATTTGCAGTGCGAAAGTAATTAGTGCGTTGTTGGAAACTTCTAGTTCTGTGGTACACAAGCTTGTGAAGAAGGAAGTGCAACCATTGGTAGATGATGGTATCCTCAAATTAGCCAAATGATCTACTAAGCAGAATGAGCCAACGATGAGGATGAACTTCTGGTTAAAACAATCTAGGAATTAAGTATCCAAGGTTATTATTAGATCAAGGAGTGCTTTGGACGATTTCCTGGCAAATGCCTTCACACTCAAATGTGAAGTTCTCTATTAAGTCAATGAATAGGTGATACAACAAAAGCGTTGTTATTTTTGTACCATATATAAAGATATGGGAACACTGTTGTACTGTTGAAATCTTGCATTGTTTCCTTATAGCCCTTTTCTATTAAATCAGTAGAACACGTTTTAGAGGTATTTGAAGTCTGATTTGTCAATGACATAAAGAAGTTGAGAACATCACTGAAACATCTTTTGCTAGTTGTAAGTTTTATTTTCACAGCAGTATGTTCCAAACACTGCCAGGAAAAGAATGGATTATTAGACAACCTACAGGAGATGAAAACTGCATCATAGAAAAGAAGCATAACAGCTTTTAGTTGTAGGACATATGCTTCGAGCTGGTTCTACTAAATCTATGTACATAGGCTTCCTTTTCTGATCTGGGCTGAAACACTGGGTAGCTAAAAACATGATCTTTCTCGATTCTtctttcctgaaatctatgaaaCAACTTCCTATAATTGCTAGGATGAGGATAGCCTTGTAACTCATAATTCACTGGGTTGAAGATTGGTATCTCATTTTGTCTTATGAAAGTCTGAGGTTGGTTCATTGAGTAATTAGACTTGGCATTCAAGCAGGTGTTTATAACTGCAACTTCTTCAATAAATCTGGCTTTAAGTTCTTTAACACGTTGTGAAATGCTTCTGGAAACTGGCCGTGCCTTGTCCATTGGAGGAAATGTTTTGGCCACCTTTGCAGCATTTCCATGTCTAGGTGTTATTGCACTAGATTCTATGTAGCACTTTGGGCATATGTGGTTTCTTCTGTCTCTTTCAAATGCCTCTCTGCTTGCTTCATCCGTCAGGCAAACGTATGCCTGTACCAAAACAAGATGAGTCGTTTGGTAATAAATCAAAATGGTAATTATAGCTGCTATTTAgtcaaaagataaaataaggagAAAAGAACTATTCATCAGTTTTGCTTACCAAACGAAAGGTAcaaaaaggaagagaaaaagaggaagtttgcttctacaGCAGTTTGAGTGCTAGCGAcattctttatctttatccacTCGAAATTCATGCATAAGTCATTACTAACTACAACCACTTACTATTatgcatttcaaatcataaatTGTAAGCTATGAAGGACTTTACCATAAGGGGAAAAGATTTATAGGACTATTTTTGGATGACAAATTTCTCTTAAGGGAACACAAAACTGTAGTCACATTTTCCATGTAAATCAGAAATACAAATCTTCCTTAATTAACAAGGTAAAATACTTTTCACAATAGCACTTCATCTTAATCATACTTTGTGGGAGAAAATGCATAAAATTCCAAATCTTGGAGTACGTAAGTTATCTCTCCTTCCTAAGAATATATACCggataaaaagaaagtaaaagaagtGGCAAGGTAAGATATGAGGGGGtacagaaactttaaaaccactcaGAATCCAACTGAGcatggttttttattttaaagctatATTTTTGCATCCTGTGCGTACAATGGATGATTGTACTTATCCaatcaataatttaatatgattgacaaatatttcactaagtggaTTCTCCCTAATGAGGAACCATAACGAACTTGACTCTGTCCATAAAAAAGGCGACCCTCTTGACCGCCTCATTCTTCAACCATTAGATATGATTTTCGAAAGCTATCACTATAACTAAAAGGCAATGTCATAATAATGGAAATTTGAATCATAGTCCATAGACATTGCAGTTAGTCCATTGTCAGAGGGAGCATGAAAAAGTAGTAATACATAAATTAAATGAGAAACCAAGGTTTCATACATATGCCTATATGCCTACCTGGGAAACCAACTTGAATGCAATTTCTGCGTTGGGGTGTTTATTCTTATCTGGATGAAGCTGCAAAGCTATTTTCGAATTTAATTAGATGATCCCAGTAAACAGAGTTTGAAAATACAAGTTATGTTTGCAAATTAGTAGTACCTAGTTTACGGTATCGCTGCTTAATCACATCTGCGTCAGCACTCTCATCAACCTGATCAACGAAGAAATTAGAATCATCAAAACTCACCTAATTACAGAATTGAAATTCAAGATAGAGTCCCAAGGTTACAATGAGAATATAATTAGAGCGTGACGATCGAGTTCAAATTGATCAATTAGCAATATAATTGCATGTATGCATTGAGTTCTCAGTTTCTTGGTCAAGTACCATTGAATTCAATATCTGATGTTACTTCCTTGTTAACTATATatgtgaaaagaaaaaaggaaaaaaaaaaggattagcGGTGAAGCCTTCATATTTGAACTGCAGTGTCATGAGTTGGAATGCCAGTGATCGAATTTTTGAACAACAAAAAACCAGTTCAGATATTCACCCAATAGTCACGAAGTACTTAAAAGGAGAATGAAGGCTGAAATGCCTGAATAAAGAGGCCTACTTACATCAAGAAGAAGATACCAGTCGATGAATGGCGAATCTGCGGGATACAGATGAGAAATTGAGAGATCACAAATTTCTGATGCCAAATGCCATTTTGAGTGCTCTGCAGATTTGTTTCCAGAATTTCTTCCCATGTCCAATGGGATTGAGCAATGATACTGAATTATGATTAGCTGTACTTGAATACGTATGTATGCGTACCAAATTCAAATGCAATGATACATACTTGAATATGTAGGTATACCAATGCAATGATGATTCATTATGATTACAGCTATATGGAATATGTATAGACGAGACTCTTGAGATCTACTTAAATTGAATTTAAGAATGGGTGGAGCGGTTAAGAAACAGAAGCGCACTATTTGCGGGGAGAGATGGACtacattatttgttttttagaagTGGTTCAGTTGGGAGGGACGAAGAAAAGAATAGTTAGCGTAAGCGACTATACATCATTACAAGTTGCTAACGCATCTGTCTCAAAATTTGCTAAAAAAATTTgtattaaaatagtttacatgtttaaaagatcaagaaataattaattatttgtttaactTTATCCATAGTAATAATTATTCTAGAATTAAAAGACAcgtaaataaatgaaaattaaagaattaaCAAGGGATACACTAGTCAAATCATactcttaaataattttttatcaagaATTGTGCAAAATATGTACATGCCAAGTATTTTGAAAGGAGTTGATTAGCCTCACCACGTGTTCAAACTTGATAAAGCCTTGTATGGACAGAAGCATGCTCCAAGGGACCTGATCCTCTAATGGATGAAATAATGCATCAAGCCATTACTGGATCTTTGCTCTTCTTGACGACAAGTAGACTCAGTATCATGTTTAGTATGAGAGGTAGTTTTGATTTGATCGTATGTGTAACAATGTTGGGTATTTGGTAGATAAAGAGAGCACATGACTAATGACTCattttcttgaactttttgggATCTTATGGAGGACCAGATACATGACAGTCTTACAAATACACCAAGTAGAGAGCAATTTGGATAAAAATCATCTCTTTCATCTAATTCTCCCTCTGGTGGATATGATCAGACTGTAGGTATCCAAATAAGAGTttattgactatgtctaacacaACTCTACCGTTGTAGGTATGCACGTATGGCAAGGTGGAAGAAAATAAGAAGTGGAGATTATATAGGTAGCTCAAAGTGTGCGCACAAAAGTTCAGAAGAAGGCCCATGTTCCTCTTAACAAGTTAGTATCACTAACTGCACTCATAAAAACTTTGAACTGTCTTGAAATACCACATAGATTTCCTTTTGTTCTCAACACTTCTGTAACGTTGTCATGTCGTTTGAAACTCTATTTTCATATCCTTTTCTTTACATGACActttgattcttctctttttAAGGCATAATTTTAATCGTTCTTTTATTTTAACATCTCTTCAAAAGGACATCTGAAAATTCCTTGAAACCTTTGGTATGATAGTTTTCTTCTGAACTGTCTTTTCGACCCTCACTCTTCTCCCTAAATTACTTTTTAAGAACTTTGGACCCTCCTTAgatttattcataatattttttcaagtaaAGGTTCTGATAAAAGAATTAGCTTACCCAAATTTAGTGGAGGTTGGTAAGAATGtgcaaaaaaataagtaaatatcgTGCAGAAAATTAAACACAGTCAGGGACTTGATCCCTCTACTGTGTTCAAACAAAAATGGAATGGGTGAGAAATGAAGttgagatttttttaaaaaaagagaaatgttGTTGTTTCAGTAAGGACTAGGAACCCCTGCTGAGTGATCAATGTAGAAAGTGCATGCAAAGGAGttcattaaaaaaaagaaatattttcaaaaaaataatactttgTGACAGAGTGTTTGATCCTAAGATAGATGAATTGCATGTAAGTTTTCTCCAATTTTCACAAGGGAAAAGGTGCCCTGATGGCTCCTTATCAAGAATTAGCTTCTTGAAAGGTGTAGTATCCTAATTGCAAGTCAAAGTTGTAGACCTGAACCAGAACCTATTCCAAGTTCTTGAAGATTCCAATGtccttaagataaaaaatatgttGAATCTACTCTTATTCTGTCTTCCTTCCCAATGTTTGCTCGCATAATCTATCTTTTTCCTAAGCTTTATTTCAGACCCTAAAtggaaaattgaaaattctaTCCTTTTATGTACTTTTAATGGTATTAACAGAATATTTTGCATATCTTGTTGTTGCTTCTATCTCTGTTTTTTTCTACTCCTTTTGCTCATGTTAGTGTTTCCCCCGTGGACATGTGTTAACATgtgttgattttttcttttcttggtttAGTGTTTGCTTTTTTTAATGTTGCCAAAAGGGGAAATCTTAGTGAAAGGAGAAACAATGATGATAGAGAGAACTGACGAAGAAACTGGTACTTGAGAGAAATGAGTGCTGGTGTTAGGAGAAAATAATTGCGATAGAGGAAACTAACGAAGGGACCTGGTACTTGAAAGAAATGGGTGTTGGTTTTAGGGAAAACAAAAATCTGTGCTGGTGTCAGGGGGAACATCTGATTCACTGTGGACttaagtttgtcatcatcaaaagaggaaaaatattatatttgtgaTTTTGATGATTGACTAATTTATTCTTGATTCTTATGAGCAGCAAGCTCATAAAGGGATCAGAAAAGAAAAATGTGGATGATAGGGGAAACTGATAATAGAGATGGTGGTGATAAAGGGACTTGGCAAATAGGGGAAATagtttgtcattataaaaaatggGAGAAATAATGTACATGTATTTTGATGAATGTCAAACCTCACGAAAGGACCTGGTACTTGAGATACATGAGTACATGGTCAATTAGTGTTTGGAAGCATTGAAACAGAGAAATGGAACTGGTTCATAAAGTCGAGTATGTGTGGatatttttggataaatttgGTCCTAAAAAGAATGTATTTCATGTGTTTGTCAAAatcaaaaagggagaaattgATGACGCATAGTTACTACGGCACTATactttattttgatgatttaacaAACCTGCTGAGGGACCAGATAAAGAACAAAGTACCTATACCAGGCCgatctttaaagaaaaaagggAATCAGGTTCTCAGAGGGAACAAGTTGTAACTATTCCTCAGATGGATCTAATTTCATAGGGACCATGGCCCCTGGTCGTTGAGCTTTATGGTAGTAAAAAATACAGCCAACAACTATACTTTTTGCAGAAAAGTTGGTGCATAGAAGTAGAGGAGCAACAACATTTATCTTGACCAATGAAAAactttcttgttttttcttcCATTTG is a genomic window containing:
- the LOC107879238 gene encoding pumilio homolog 24, whose protein sequence is MAAKKEDSKKRKHAPPAAAKSAPKKLKSSTGGKLLNKPHNKLSGDKKQQPKPHDPVDTKRQRRIQAKELAEARKKKRKKHYTLEQELASLWEKMRTRNIAKEERSRLVSDALKKMKGKIPEIASSHVSSRVLQTCVKHCTQDERIAVFVEIRPHFITLASNTYAVHLVTKMLDNASKKQQAEFISSLHGHVAALLRHMVGSLVVEHAYQLGNAAQKQTLLMELYSPELQLFKDLISVKEAKLVDVISNLRLQKGSVIRHMTSVLQPILEKGILDHSIIHKAIVEYFTIADRSSAADIIQQLSSPDLVRMIHTKDGSKIGIFCIKHGSAKERKKIIKGMKDKVGKIVRDKCGTLVLVSILSIVDDTKLLSKVIIRELEGILKELLSDQNGRRPLLQLLHPNSSRHFSPDELAALGSSVPSLVTKIPSDVNVALGEETEASGLGEAGEEDSCHTGADATQSSHLNGGKKDPLTRRRELLVNSGLAEKLIDACCEMAVELLRSNFGKEVIYEVAMGGADSILRPTLDGKLETLHGVIASLAAQNKTEGSDEQHLFEHFHSSRTIRKLILDSPSFACTLYEKALKGKCSIWAHGHSAKVISALLETSSSVVHKLVKKEVQPLVDDGILKLAK
- the LOC107879243 gene encoding curved DNA-binding protein-like, which produces MGRNSGNKSAEHSKWHLASEICDLSISHLYPADSPFIDWYLLLDVDESADADVIKQRYRKLALQLHPDKNKHPNAEIAFKLVSQAYVCLTDEASREAFERDRRNHICPKCYIESSAITPRHGNAAKVAKTFPPMDKARPVSRSISQRVKELKARFIEEVAVINTCLNAKSNYSMNQPQTFIRQNEIPIFNPVNYELQGYPHPSNYRKLFHRFQERRIEKDHVFSYPVFQPRSEKEAYVHRFSRTSSKHMSYN